From a region of the Tachysurus fulvidraco isolate hzauxx_2018 chromosome 5, HZAU_PFXX_2.0, whole genome shotgun sequence genome:
- the prkag1 gene encoding 5'-AMP-activated protein kinase subunit gamma-1 isoform X2, with protein MECLSAVIDELECKKETHTDDPEHNVYTRFMKSHRCYDLVPTSSKLVVFDTSLQVKKAFFALVSNGVRAAPLWDSKKQCFVGMLTITDFIIILHRYYKSPMVQIYELEEHKIETWREVYLQDSFKPLVSISPNASLYDAVSSLLKHKIHRLPVVDPLTGNTLYILTHKRILKFLKLFISEMPKPDFLSKSLEELNIGTFQNIAMVHTDTPLYTALGIFVDQRVSALPVVDDNGRVVDIYSKFDVINLAAEKTYNNLDITVTKALQHRSQYFEGVLTCKGHETLEAIISRLVEAEVHRLVVVDDHEVVKGIVSLSDILQALVLTNGDNGSD; from the exons atggagtgt CTTTCTGCTGTTATTGATGAACTTGAGTGCAAAAAGGAGACGCACACAGATG ATCCTGAACACAATGTGTACACCCGCTTTATGAAGTCCCATCGCTGTTATGACCTGGTGCCAACTAGCTCCAAATTGGTGGTGTTTGACACCTCTCTGCAG gtgaaaaaggctttttttgcCCTTGTCTCCAATGGAGTGAGAGCTGCTCCACTCTGGGACAGCAAAAAGCAGTGCTTTGTTG GAATGTTGACCATAACAGACTTTATCATCATACTTCATCGCTACTACAAGTCACCGATG gTTCAGATATATGAGCTAGAAGAACACAAAATAGAGACATGGAGAG AGGTCTATCTACAAGATTCCTTCAAACCTCTTGTTAGTATATCACCTAATGCCAG TCTGTATGATGCCGTGTCATCTCTGCTAAAGCACAAGATCCACAGGTTGCCAGTAGTCGATCCTCTGACAGGGAACACGCTGTACATCCTTACACACAAGAGGATCCTCAAGTTCCTCAAACTCTTT ATTTCAGAGATGCCCAAACCAGATTTCCTGTCAAAGTCTCTAGAAGAACTTAACATTGGAACATTCCAGAACATTGCCATGGTCCACACCGACACTCCGCTCTACACGGCGTTGGGAATCTTTGTCGACCAGAGGGTGTCTGCCCTGCCTGTAGTCGATGATAATG GAAGGGTGGTTGACATATACTCCAAGTTTGACGTCATA AACCTGGCTGCGGAAAAGACGTATAACAACCTGGATATTACTGTCACAAAGGCCCTTCAGCATCGCTCTCAGTACTTTGAGGGAGTTCTCACCTGTAAAGGGCATGAGACACTGGAGGCCATCATCAGCAGACTGGTGGAGGCAGAG GTACACAGATTAGTGGTAGTAGACGATCATGAAGTGGTGAAAGGCATCGTTTCTCTCTCAGATATTCTTCAGGCTCTGGTGCTCACCAATGGAGACAACG GCTCTGACTGA
- the pa2g4a gene encoding proliferation-associated protein 2G4a isoform X2: MAETGKVFKKEKDIKKGIAFPTSVSVNNTVCHFSPLKSDPDYTFKDGDLVKIDLGVHVDGFISNVAHSFVIGASKEAPVTGRKADVVKAAYLCAEAALRLVKPGNQNAQVTEAWNKIAHSFKCNPIEGMLSHQLKQHIIDGEKTIIQNPTDQQKKDHEKVEFEVHEVYAVDVLISTGEGKTRDGGQRTTIYKRDPNKQYGLKMKTSRIFFSEVERRFDAMPFTLRAFEDEGKARLGVVECVKHELLQPFSVLSEKEGEFVAQFKFTVLLMANGPLRITSGPFEPELYKSEYDIKDPELKSLIQSSASRKAQKKKKKKASKNAENATGQQAENDVAAE, from the exons ATGGCAGAGACCGGGAAGGTCTTCAAGAAGGAGAAGGACATAAAGAAAG GCATTGCGTTCCCCACCAGCGTTTCAGTCAATAACACTGTATGCCACTTCTCTCCCTTGAAGAGCGACCCTGACTACACGTTTAAAGATGGAGACTTGGTCAAAAT TGACCTGGGTGTCCATGTCGATGGATTCATCTCTAATGTGGCCCATAGCTTTGTCATTGGGGCCAGTAAG GAAGCACCTGTGACCGGCAGGAAAGCCGATGTTGTTAAAGCTGCCTACTTGTGTGCAGAAGCAGCACTGCGTCTTGTAAAACCTGGCAACCAA AACGCACAGGTGACTGAGGCATGGAACAAGATCGCCCATTCTTTCAAATGCAATCCCATTGaag gtaTGCTCTCCCACCAGTTAAAGCAACACATTATTGATGGAGAGAAGACGATCATTCAAAACCCTACAGATCAGCAAAA GAAAGACCACGAGAAGGTGGAGTTTGAGGTCCATGAGGTGTATGCTGTGGATGTACTGATCAGTACAGGGGAAGGGAAG ACCAGAGATGGAGGACAAAGGACCACCATCTACAAGCGGGACCCCAATAAGCAGTATGGGCTGAAAATGAAAACCTCTAGAATTTTCTTCAGTGAGGTAGAGAGACGCTTTGACGCCATGCCCTTCACTCTCAG GGCGTTTGAAGATGAGGGGAAGGCCCGTTTGGGAGTGGTTGAGTGTGTCAAACATGAGCTACTACAGCCCTTCAGCGTACTCAGTGAAAAAGAGG gGGAGTTTGTGGCCCAGTTTAAGTTCACAGTATTGCTGATGGCCAACGGGCCTTTGAGAATCACCAGTGGGCCGTTTGAGCCTGAGCTCTACAAATCTGAGTATGACATTAAAGATCCTGAGCTGAAG TCTCTGATACAGAGCTCTGCAAGTCGTAAagcacagaagaagaagaaaaagaag GCTTCCAAGAATGCAGAAAATGCTACAGGGCAGCAAGCAGAGAATGATGTTGCAGCTGAATAG
- the prkag1 gene encoding 5'-AMP-activated protein kinase subunit gamma-1 isoform X1 gives MECLSAVIDELECKKETHTDDPEHNVYTRFMKSHRCYDLVPTSSKLVVFDTSLQVKKAFFALVSNGVRAAPLWDSKKQCFVGMLTITDFIIILHRYYKSPMVQIYELEEHKIETWREVYLQDSFKPLVSISPNASLYDAVSSLLKHKIHRLPVVDPLTGNTLYILTHKRILKFLKLFISEMPKPDFLSKSLEELNIGTFQNIAMVHTDTPLYTALGIFVDQRVSALPVVDDNGRVVDIYSKFDVINLAAEKTYNNLDITVTKALQHRSQYFEGVLTCKGHETLEAIISRLVEAEVHRLVVVDDHEVVKGIVSLSDILQALVLTNGDNECICTQSVINLKLSHRL, from the exons atggagtgt CTTTCTGCTGTTATTGATGAACTTGAGTGCAAAAAGGAGACGCACACAGATG ATCCTGAACACAATGTGTACACCCGCTTTATGAAGTCCCATCGCTGTTATGACCTGGTGCCAACTAGCTCCAAATTGGTGGTGTTTGACACCTCTCTGCAG gtgaaaaaggctttttttgcCCTTGTCTCCAATGGAGTGAGAGCTGCTCCACTCTGGGACAGCAAAAAGCAGTGCTTTGTTG GAATGTTGACCATAACAGACTTTATCATCATACTTCATCGCTACTACAAGTCACCGATG gTTCAGATATATGAGCTAGAAGAACACAAAATAGAGACATGGAGAG AGGTCTATCTACAAGATTCCTTCAAACCTCTTGTTAGTATATCACCTAATGCCAG TCTGTATGATGCCGTGTCATCTCTGCTAAAGCACAAGATCCACAGGTTGCCAGTAGTCGATCCTCTGACAGGGAACACGCTGTACATCCTTACACACAAGAGGATCCTCAAGTTCCTCAAACTCTTT ATTTCAGAGATGCCCAAACCAGATTTCCTGTCAAAGTCTCTAGAAGAACTTAACATTGGAACATTCCAGAACATTGCCATGGTCCACACCGACACTCCGCTCTACACGGCGTTGGGAATCTTTGTCGACCAGAGGGTGTCTGCCCTGCCTGTAGTCGATGATAATG GAAGGGTGGTTGACATATACTCCAAGTTTGACGTCATA AACCTGGCTGCGGAAAAGACGTATAACAACCTGGATATTACTGTCACAAAGGCCCTTCAGCATCGCTCTCAGTACTTTGAGGGAGTTCTCACCTGTAAAGGGCATGAGACACTGGAGGCCATCATCAGCAGACTGGTGGAGGCAGAG GTACACAGATTAGTGGTAGTAGACGATCATGAAGTGGTGAAAGGCATCGTTTCTCTCTCAGATATTCTTCAGGCTCTGGTGCTCACCAATGGAGACAACG AGTGCATTTGTACACAATCAGTGATAAACCTCAAACTTTCACATAGGCTCTGA
- the pa2g4a gene encoding proliferation-associated protein 2G4a isoform X1, with the protein MSDDEQQEQTIADDLVVTKYKMGGDIANQALRVVIEAAKPGVSVLSLCEKGDAYIMAETGKVFKKEKDIKKGIAFPTSVSVNNTVCHFSPLKSDPDYTFKDGDLVKIDLGVHVDGFISNVAHSFVIGASKEAPVTGRKADVVKAAYLCAEAALRLVKPGNQNAQVTEAWNKIAHSFKCNPIEGMLSHQLKQHIIDGEKTIIQNPTDQQKKDHEKVEFEVHEVYAVDVLISTGEGKTRDGGQRTTIYKRDPNKQYGLKMKTSRIFFSEVERRFDAMPFTLRAFEDEGKARLGVVECVKHELLQPFSVLSEKEGEFVAQFKFTVLLMANGPLRITSGPFEPELYKSEYDIKDPELKSLIQSSASRKAQKKKKKKASKNAENATGQQAENDVAAE; encoded by the exons ATGTCCGACGACGAACAGCAAGAGCAGACCATTGCCGATGACTTGGTTGTAACCAAGTATAAGATGGGCGGTGATATTGCTAACC AGGCCCTGCGTGTGGTCATTGAGGCAGCCAAGCCTGGCGTGTCTGTCCTCAGTCTGTGTGAGAAAGGAGACGCTTACATCATGGCAGAGACCGGGAAGGTCTTCAAGAAGGAGAAGGACATAAAGAAAG GCATTGCGTTCCCCACCAGCGTTTCAGTCAATAACACTGTATGCCACTTCTCTCCCTTGAAGAGCGACCCTGACTACACGTTTAAAGATGGAGACTTGGTCAAAAT TGACCTGGGTGTCCATGTCGATGGATTCATCTCTAATGTGGCCCATAGCTTTGTCATTGGGGCCAGTAAG GAAGCACCTGTGACCGGCAGGAAAGCCGATGTTGTTAAAGCTGCCTACTTGTGTGCAGAAGCAGCACTGCGTCTTGTAAAACCTGGCAACCAA AACGCACAGGTGACTGAGGCATGGAACAAGATCGCCCATTCTTTCAAATGCAATCCCATTGaag gtaTGCTCTCCCACCAGTTAAAGCAACACATTATTGATGGAGAGAAGACGATCATTCAAAACCCTACAGATCAGCAAAA GAAAGACCACGAGAAGGTGGAGTTTGAGGTCCATGAGGTGTATGCTGTGGATGTACTGATCAGTACAGGGGAAGGGAAG ACCAGAGATGGAGGACAAAGGACCACCATCTACAAGCGGGACCCCAATAAGCAGTATGGGCTGAAAATGAAAACCTCTAGAATTTTCTTCAGTGAGGTAGAGAGACGCTTTGACGCCATGCCCTTCACTCTCAG GGCGTTTGAAGATGAGGGGAAGGCCCGTTTGGGAGTGGTTGAGTGTGTCAAACATGAGCTACTACAGCCCTTCAGCGTACTCAGTGAAAAAGAGG gGGAGTTTGTGGCCCAGTTTAAGTTCACAGTATTGCTGATGGCCAACGGGCCTTTGAGAATCACCAGTGGGCCGTTTGAGCCTGAGCTCTACAAATCTGAGTATGACATTAAAGATCCTGAGCTGAAG TCTCTGATACAGAGCTCTGCAAGTCGTAAagcacagaagaagaagaaaaagaag GCTTCCAAGAATGCAGAAAATGCTACAGGGCAGCAAGCAGAGAATGATGTTGCAGCTGAATAG